The Bos mutus isolate GX-2022 chromosome 7, NWIPB_WYAK_1.1, whole genome shotgun sequence genome window below encodes:
- the YIPF2 gene encoding protein YIPF2, whose protein sequence is MAAADELAFHEFEEATNLLAQTPNETTTRSDQLSPKGHVAVAMDSGGSYGAEDEVEESDKTVLLQEEKQQPGFWTFGYYQSFFDVDTSQVLDRIKGSLLPRPGHNFVRHHLRNRPDLYGPFWICATLAFVLAITGNLTLVLAQRRDPSIHYSPQFHKVTVASITIYCYAWLVPLALWGFLRWRKGVRERMGLYTFLETVCVYGYSLFVFIPTVVLWLIPVPWLQWLFGALALALSAAGLVFTLWPVVREDTRWAAGVLLSVVVLLHALLAMGCKFYFFQPLPPEPMASPHQATSQPPATMLPPTLPRSVAA, encoded by the exons ATGGCAGCGGCTGACGAGCTGGCCTTCCACG AGTTTGAGGAAGCTACTAATCTGCTGGCCCAGACCCCGAATGAGACCACCACCAGAAGTGATCAGCTGAGCCCTAAGGGGCACGTGGCTGTGGCAATGGACTCAGGCGGCAGTTATGGAGCTGAGGATGAGGTAGAGGAGAGCGACAAGACTGTG CTCCTacaggaggagaagcagcagccTGGTTTCTGGACCTTTGGCTACTATCAGAGCTTCTTCGACGTGGACACCTCACAG GTCCTGGACCGGATCAAAGGCTCGCTGCTGCCCCGACCCGGCCACAACTTTGTACGGCACCACCTGCGGAATCGGCCAGACCTGTATG GCCCCTTCTGGATCTGTGCCACGCTGGCCTTCGTCTTGGCCATCACTGGCAACCTGACCCTGGTGCTGGCCCAGAGGAGGGACCCATCCATCCACTACAGCCCCCAGTTCCACAAAG TGACCGTGGCCAGCATCACCATCTACTGCTATGCGTGGCTGGTGCCGCTGGCGCTGTGGGGCTTCCTGCGGTGGCGCAAGGGTGTCCGGGAGCGCATGGGGCTTTACACCTTCCTGGAGACTGTGTGCGTCTACGGCTACTCCCTCTTTGTCTTCATCCCCACTGTG GTCCTGTGGCTCATCCCTGTCCCATGGCTGCAGTGGCTCTTCGGGGCCCTAGCCCTAGCCCTGTCAGCTGCTGGCCTGGTGTTTACCCTCTGGCCCGTTGTCCGTGAGGACACCCGGTGGGCAGCTGGGGTGCTGCTGTCTGTGGTGGTGCTACTCCACGCCCTCCTGGCCATGGGCTGCAAG ttttatttcttccagcCACTGCCTCCAGAGCCCATGGCATCTCCCCACCAAGCCACCTCTCAGCCTCCAGCCACAATGTTGCCACCCACCCTGCCAAGGTCCGTGGCAGCCTAG
- the TIMM29 gene encoding mitochondrial import inner membrane translocase subunit Tim29 — protein sequence MVFLFGVRTPSRKTMAAAALKRFWSRSRREARDAAAAKPGVWARLGAWARSLLQDYAEACKDAAAAARARPGKAAVYLGLLGGAAACCSLAPSEAAFEEALLDASGTLLLLAPATRNRDSEAFVQRLLWLRGRGCLRHVSLGLFSLVYEAPFDAQASLYQARCRYLQPRWTDFPDRILDVGFVGRWWVLGARMRDCDINDDEFLHLPAHLRVVGPHQLHSEANERLFDEKYKPVVLTDDQVDQALWEDHVLQKEKKDQLALSQADSLLPSEAAR from the exons ATGGTGTTTCTCTTCGGAGTGCGGACGCCCAGCCGGAAGACAATGGCGGCTGCCGCTCTGAAGAGATTTTGGTCCCGAAGCCGTAGAGAGGCGCGTGACGCTGCAGCCGCAAAGCCCGGCGTGTGGGCGCGGTTGG GCGCTTGGGCCCGCTCGCTGCTCCAAGATTACGCCGAGGCCTGCAAggacgcggcggcggcggcgcgggcccGGCCCGGGAAGGCGGCCGTGTACTTAGGGCTGCTGGGTGGCGCGGCGGCCTGTTGCTCCCTGGCACCGAGCGAGGCAGCCTTCGAGGAGGCGCTGCTCGACGCGTCGGGGACCCTTCTGCTGCTGGCGCCCGCCACTCGCAACCGCGACTCGGAGGCGTTCGTGCAGCGGCTGCTTTGGCTGCGTGGTCGCGGCTGTCTGCGCCACGTGAGCCTGGGCCTCTTCTCGCTGGTGTACGAGGCGCCCTTCGATGCCCAGGCCAGCCTCTACCAGGCTCGCTGTCGGTACCTGCAGCCCCGCTGGACCGACTTCCCGGACCGGATTCTGGATGTGGGCTTCGTGGGCCGCTGGTGGGTGCTGGGGGCCCGGATGCGCGACTGCGACATCAACGACGACGAGTTCCTGCATCTGCCGGCTCACCTGCGCGTCGTCGGGCCCCACCAGCTGCACTCGGAGGCCAATGAGCGGCTCTTCGACGAGAAATACAAGCCCGTGGTGCTCACCGACGACCAGGTGGACCAGGCGCTGTGGGAGGACCACGTtttgcagaaggagaagaaggaccAGCTCGCCCTGAGCCAGGCTGACTCTCTGCTGCCGTCGGAGGCCGCGAGATGA
- the LOC102278591 gene encoding LOW QUALITY PROTEIN: GTPase HRas (The sequence of the model RefSeq protein was modified relative to this genomic sequence to represent the inferred CDS: substituted 1 base at 1 genomic stop codon): MRKSALTIQLIENHPVEDNSTMEEGWLSLSSYWKQVVTDGETXLLDTAGQESQRHGDQYMSTSEGFPLGVCINNTESFKGIHQPWEQIKWVKDSDGIPVVLVGTSVTWSWYRRVSAGQNLTQNCSVPCRQLLDLWLQLRDPLEPTSIPLTQQPLKLAPQGPSQP, translated from the exons ATGAGGAAGAGTGCCCTGACCATCCAGCTCATCGAGAACCACCCCGTGGAGGACAACTCCACCATGGAG GAAGGTTGGCTGTCTCTAAGTTCCTACTGGAAGCAAGTGGTCACTGATGGGGAGACCTAGCTACTGGACACAGCAGGCCAGGAGAGTCAGCGTCATGGAGACCAGTACATGAGCACCAGCGAGGGCTTTCCTCTGGGTGTTTGCATCAACAATACCGAGTCCTTCAAGGGCATCCACCAGCCCTG GGAGCAGATCAAGTGGGTGAAGGACTCAGATGGCATACCTGTGGTGCTGGTGGGAACGAGTGTGACCTGGTCATGGTACCGTCGAGTCTCAGCAGGCCAGAACCTCACCCAAAACTGCAGCGTCCCCTGCA GGCAGCTGCTCGACCTCTGGCTCCAGCTAAGGGACCCCCTGGAACCCACTTCGATTCCCCTGACCCAGCAGCCCCTCAAGCT AGCGCCCCAAGGTCCCAGTCAGCCCTGA